In the genome of Molothrus aeneus isolate 106 chromosome 5, BPBGC_Maene_1.0, whole genome shotgun sequence, one region contains:
- the LSM8 gene encoding LSM8 homolog, U6 small nuclear RNA associated, which yields MTSALENYINRTVAVITSDGRMIVGTLKGFDQTINLILDESHERVFSSSQGVEQVVLGLYIVRGDNVAVIGEIDEETDSALDLGNIRAEPLNSVVH from the exons ATGACCTCCGCGCTGGAGAACTACATCAACC GTACTGTTGCAGTAATTACTTCTGATGGAAGAATGATTGTg gGAACACTCAAAGGTTTTGACCAGACCATAAACTTGATTTTGGATGAAAGCCATGAACGAGTATTCAGTTCTTCACAAGGAGTTGAGCAAGTGGTGCTGGGCTTATACATTGTGAGAGGTGATAACGT tgcTGTCATTGGTGAAATTGATGAAGAGACAGATTCTGCTCTTGACTTGGGGAATATTCGAGCAGAACCTTTAAACTCAGTTGTGCactga